The Sulfurospirillum sp. UCH001 genome segment TAATGTTGCTTCAATACCATCTGCGGTTGAATTATTGCGAAAGATAACAGCGATATCTTGGTGCTGATGAACAGAGTGTTTAATGAGCGAAGCAATAGACTGATATTGAGCGAAAAGCTCATCATAAATGAGCAGTTTTGGCGGTTCAAAAGCACCATCACGCGTTACTTCAAGTCTTTTTTCATACAGTCTTGGATTTTTTTCAATGACACGATTGGCTAAAGAAAGAATCTTATGGCTTGAACGATAATTTTTATTGAGTGTAAAAACATTGGCATTGGAATAACGTGTTGCAAATGAGCCAATAATATCAATATTGGCCCCATTAAACGCATAAATACTTTGGTCATAATCGCCCACACAAAAGAGTGATTTCGAGCGAAATGCGTCGATGAGTGAACCTTGAAGGGTATTTGTATCTTGGTACTCATCAATGAGTACTTCATCAAAACTTAACTCTTCACTTGTTTTAAGCGTATCTCGCATGAGAATTAAAAGGTCATTAAAATCCACATAACCAAACTCCCGTTTGAGTGCTTGAAATTCTTCAAAAATATCTTCATAAATATCAAAAAACACACCATGTTCGCTGTCATTTGACTCAAGCCACTCTGTAAAACTTTGCGTTACTGTGCTGTTTTGATACAGTGAGAAAATGTCATAAAGGTATGCCGCACTATAGGCTTTTACCCCTGAATCTATATGGTCAAAACGGCGTCTATCGTGAATACTTTTGAGTAAGATTTTAAGGTCTTTTGGTTGTTTTAAAACAATATTTTTACCCATTTTTTTGAGCAAACGGTAGCTTACCGCATGAAATGTACCTGACTCGATTTGTGAGGTTATATTTTTACCAAAGAAAACACCAACACGTTCCAACATTTCAGCTGCTGCTTTATTGGTGAATGTAAGCAGTAAAATGCGAGATGGTTGTATACCTTGATTTAACAAATGAGCAATACGAGCTACAATCGTAGAGGTTTTACCTGTTCCTGCACTGGCAATAATAAGGTTGTGACCTGAGGGTGCTGTTGCAGCACTTTTTTGCTCAGTATTAAGTCGGCTAAGAGGCATTGATTTCCTAGAGTAAAAAAATTAGAGGTGGGATTGTAGTCAAAAACACCCTAAAACAAAGTAAAGCCTCACAGATACCAGTGACGTTTAACCAACTTGCCATCTTTATTTTCATCAATGTAGACCTTTTTAGGATCATCATCTGAGAGCCATAATAGATAGTTCATTTCAGGAGTTGTAATCTCTATGCGCTTATCAACGACTTCATAATTGCCTTTGGATAACTGTTCAAAGACACGAGAAAGTACATGATTTGTTCGTGGCAGTTTGAGTTCTTTGAGGTTAATAGAATCATTCATAAACTGATAAATAAGCTTTTTTTGAAGGACTAAGGTTGCGAAGTATGAACCACTTTCTCGATACTCTTTTGTACTGACAAGATTTTTTGCAACATTACCCAAAGGGTTTATCGCATCGACCTTAGCACACGCATCACCAATAGCAACTAGGATTTGCTCATTTTTATCGTTTTTGATAAGAAAAGCAGCTCCTTCATTACACACTTTTTCAAAATTTTTTGCCTCATAATCTCTTAAAACATCGTTATAAGAATAGGCATACATGGTACTACATAAAAGACCCAATAATGCTAAAACAACTCTCATTCTTGTCCTTTGTAAAAAATTAGTAGTTCTTCTGCTTCTTTAGAATTAATATAGCTTAAAAATAGTTCCAAAGACCTTATAGCTTCTGCTCGATCACCTAGATAAAATTTTGCTTTTGCATAGAGTATCCATGGTTTTTCAGAGCGTGAATTATGTCGGCTTGCCTCTTTTGCCCATGCTACGACTTCAAGATATGATTTTTGTTCAAAATAAAATTGTGCCAAAGCATAAGCATTATCAAAATTTTGCATAGTGTTATAGCGTTTTAGTAATTGCTGTTCATGGCTCAAGGAACGTGTTGCTGCTTGTGTCTCATCTAAAGGTAATTTTGCATCGTTTTTATAAATGTGTGGAGCAAGAAAAAGTATTTCATCGTCTGTTGATTGCGATAGATTTTGTTCTTCGTTTGAGATGCTTTCATTACTTTCATTGTTTTCAACGACAGGTGCTTGTACAAGAACTATTTGTGGCATAGGGGCTACAGCAGGCACCAAAGACTTGCTTGTACTATGAGACATCCAATAATAACTACCAAAACCTATTAAAAATAAAGAAGCAATGATAAAAACAATACGAATAATACGTGTCTTCTTAAGCTTTGCACAACGTTTTTCTAGCTCTTCAAATCGTGCACTAGTCATGAATAAGTCCTATATCAAGTGCCGCCATCGTTAAAAGACAACTGTTCAGTTTACGATACTTTGATAACCCCTTCTTTTGGGCATAATCAAGTAATTTCATCAATGTATATAAAAACTT includes the following:
- a CDS encoding ATP-dependent helicase is translated as MPLSRLNTEQKSAATAPSGHNLIIASAGTGKTSTIVARIAHLLNQGIQPSRILLLTFTNKAAAEMLERVGVFFGKNITSQIESGTFHAVSYRLLKKMGKNIVLKQPKDLKILLKSIHDRRRFDHIDSGVKAYSAAYLYDIFSLYQNSTVTQSFTEWLESNDSEHGVFFDIYEDIFEEFQALKREFGYVDFNDLLILMRDTLKTSEELSFDEVLIDEYQDTNTLQGSLIDAFRSKSLFCVGDYDQSIYAFNGANIDIIGSFATRYSNANVFTLNKNYRSSHKILSLANRVIEKNPRLYEKRLEVTRDGAFEPPKLLIYDELFAQYQSIASLIKHSVHQHQDIAVIFRNNSTADGIEATLREQGIACRRKGGISFFDAAEVKAMLDLVGVVVNPKDMMAFIHTFEYARGVGSSLSKELFDGLFKLGDGNIYQGFFHPREDVDDIFKKRTKNHQLGLFDDVIDLGSVSRFYNFGFEEQFLSSPILKHPKLTTDGAKFLHQFYKFMKHATRIKTPQSLINHVLSSEVFSAIAEVLAIKRSTKKDGSVDDKMKQEARARIFRKGHLLKDLASGYASSERFLNALTLGSNEMSEGEGVNLLSIHASKGLEFKEVYVIDLMDGRFPNRKLMQKGGSLEEERRLFYVATTRAKDMLYLSYAKYDKIKKISYMHSPFLVEAGMVH
- a CDS encoding CDC27 family protein, giving the protein MTSARFEELEKRCAKLKKTRIIRIVFIIASLFLIGFGSYYWMSHSTSKSLVPAVAPMPQIVLVQAPVVENNESNESISNEEQNLSQSTDDEILFLAPHIYKNDAKLPLDETQAATRSLSHEQQLLKRYNTMQNFDNAYALAQFYFEQKSYLEVVAWAKEASRHNSRSEKPWILYAKAKFYLGDRAEAIRSLELFLSYINSKEAEELLIFYKGQE